The Haloplanus sp. GDY1 genomic sequence ATCGTAGAGGTGGCCCTCGTAATCGACTTCTTCGACGCTCTGCACCCGAAGATACGAGAGATCCCCGTCGACGAGCGGCCGAAGGTCGTCGAGCCGCGTCTTCGCGGCTGCCGGCAGATCACGGTTCTCCAGCGCCGTGATCGTCTCCCGAAGTTTCTCCAACGAGACGTTCTCGCGGCGTTTGAGGTACTTCGGAATCAGTTGCGTGACCCCCTCAATGTCCATCTCGCGGATCTCCATCAGGGCGTCCGGGATCGTGACGACGAGACTCTCCGAATGGTACGGTTCATCGCCGCCGAGAACCCTACGGAGCGGGTTGTCGGTCGCACCACCGGAGACCGTGACCGTGTAGATGTCCTGTCCGTTCCCGGTTCGCTCCGTCGTGACCGAAACGTTGGCCACGATCCCGAGTCGGTGGAGCAGGAACACGAGACCGTCCTTGACCTCCTCGCTGGTCGAGTGGAAGGCTATCGTCGTGGCGTTGTCGTCCGTCTTCTCGCTTCCATCCCCAGCGATGAACCCCCGAAGGAACGCCAGTACGACCTCCCGTGGCGCTCGACGAATGCAATCGGGGATCAGCTTCTCGCTGGAGTCGTACGACTCGGCGTCGACGAATCCGAGGTCGTAGAGCACGTCGCGGAAGACCGCGGGAAGCCGGATCTCGTACGCCCGGTTCGACCACCTGATCGAGGGGTCGTTACCCAGCGTCGATTCGACGTGCGAACGCGCTCGTTCGATGATCTCCTCGTCGCCGTTGTAGATCGCTGGATACGTACTCGACAGCGTCCCCTCGGCGACGAACAGGCCGAGGAGCCACGCGAACTCCTCGTCGACCCCGATCTCGCGGTCGATTCCGGTTTCGGACCCCGGTAATCCGACAGTCACGTCGTCCGGAACGCCCTCGAAGCCACCCGAATCGAGGATGCGTTCGAACCGTTCGTAGCCGATCTTGCGCTTGGCGAGGCGGTACGACAGCCCCCGCATGAACTCGCCGTGGGCGTCGCTTCCGTGTTCCGTCGACTCCCAGACCGTCCGGAGCAAATCCTCCACGTGGTCGTCGATGAAGACGTACGGATCGTCGACCGCCTCGACGACGTCGACCGTCGTCTCGACCGGGTCGATATCGAGTTGTCGGGGTGCCAGAACGAGATCACCTTCCTCCAGATCCGCGCCGGCGACCTCCTCGATTCCGTCGTCGTAACGGAAGAGACTGTGATCGGCGGTGATGTCCAGAGACCGACCGAACTGCGTCTCGACCCGGAGCAGCGTCTCGTCCTCGGCGGCGGGATACCGGATCGCCTTCTCGATGGGGGCGAGCGACGATCGATGGTCGTCGTCGAAGACGTACGTCTGCCAGCCTTCCGAGAGACACGGCTTCTTCCGGAACTTGCCCTCACGCACGACCTCGCCGTCGAGTTCCTCCCAGAACGACTCGACGGTCAGGAATCGAACGTCGCCCTCGGGCGAGACCGCGACGAGCCGCGAGTCGTCGGCGACGCTCCCGCCCCGCTGGTCGGGCAGGAACTCCCGACTGAAGTTGAGCAACCCGTCCATGAGGAGCATGACGCAGTCCTCGTCGCCGTCGCAGTTCCGCCGCTTCGCCGCGTGGAAGTACGGGTGCGCGTAGCCCACCGACGCCGACGTGAACCCGACCACCCGCCCCACCACCGCGGCGGAGGTGTGTGGCGCCATCCCGAAGACGAGTTCGCCCACCAGGTCCTCGCGCTCGTCCACCTCGTAGAACGCGGGCAGGTCGTAGAACTCCGTCAACAGGTCGTCGACGAAGTCCGCCGTCTGCAGGAGGTGTTCGGCCGCGCCGTCCGAGAGGACGATGTCCTGCACCTTGAGTTCGACCAGTTGGTCGTCGAACCGGAGGGGGTCGCCGTCGACGTCCGTCTCGTAGCCGAGTTCGCGGAAGTCCGCGGCCGTGACGTCGAGTTCCTCGGGGCGGACCGCCGTCACCGGCAGGTCCGTCATGTCGTAGCGGACCGTGCCGTCCTTGAACGCGCTGACGCCGTGTTTGGCCCGCAACACGCCCTTCTCCATCGGCTCGGGCGTCTTGTTCGCGGAGGTGAGCCCCTTGACACCCTTGAGGATGTCGAACGCCGACTCCCGCTCGCCGACGGCGTCCAGCGCCTCCCGGTAGCGCTCGCCGACGTCGAGCCGTCGTCGCTCGACGCTGGTCACGTCCCGATCACAGCGCTCGCAGTGGACCCGCCCCGACTCGTCCGGGTCCACGGGGCGCCCACAGGAGTCACACTCGTAGACCGGTTCGGTGTGGCTCCCGCAGTCGGGACAGCCCGTCCGGTGGGTGGTCGTCCCGCAGTCGGGACACGCCCGTCGGCCCACCTCGACGCTCACGACGCCCTTCCCCTCGTCGGTGCGGGCGCTGGCCGCGGCGCCCACGTCCCGCTGACTCCCGCCGGCCTCGCCGATGGGAAAGAGCGTGTGGACCGCGGGCGAGAGGTCGCGCCGCTCCGACTTCTCCGGGCGACCCATCCGGTTGCCGATGCGGGTGGGCGCCCGCTCCCGCACGGTGAACGGCGCCACCTCGTCGACCGCGCGAACCGCGTTGTCGCCGTCGCCGTACTCCCGGGCCGCCGTCGAGAGGTCCGCGACCGACCACGTCCGGTCGAGGTCCGGCGTCAGCCCGAGCGACCGGGCGAGCGGCCGCCAGTCCGGAATCCTGACCCCCTCGTCGGTCGCGACGTGTTCGACGAGGAGGGATTCGAGCGTCCGTCGGATCCCCTCGGTTCGCTCAATCAGGAGGACGTCCTCGTGGTCTCCGTCGCTCCCGCGGACGACCCCGCGGCCGCCGTCGCTCTCGACGGCGACGGGGTCGCCCTCCGCGACCGCCGCGGCCAGCGTGTCCACCGCCGCGACGCTCACGTCGTGCCAGAGGTAGGTGTAGGCGGGGTGGAGCGGGCAGTCGTACTCGGTCGCCCACTCGATCGCCTCGGCGGCCGTCGGCTCCGCGAGGTCGACCCGCGGGTCGTCCCGGAGCGCCTGCACGTCCGCACCGCTCCCCTCGAACTCCCGAATCCACCACTCGAACGTGTAGGAGGCGGGTGCGAGGGCGTGGTTGTTCTCGACGAACTCGCCGTAGTTGACGAGGTACTCGCCGAGGTCGAGGATGGCCTCGACGCCGTTGCGGATCTCCAGGGCCTCCGCGGGGTCGTCGATGCGGCGGACCTCGCCGTTCGCCAGGCGGACGGTTGGTCCCTCGATGGTGTCGACGGGGACCACCCCGGCCGCCTTCCCCGGGCGCTCGGTCTTGATCTGCGTCCCCGTCGCGAGGAAGTCGTCGACGAGGTGCATCGTGGCGGGGTGGACGCCGGCCGTCGCGAACCCGTGGTTCCGGGCGCGGCCGTACCGCAGGCGGAAGCCCCCGGACTCCGAGGGGTGGCCGAACACCGGCCGCCCGGCGATCAGGTCCCGCAGGTACTTGCCGGACGGATCGACCCGCGGCGGTCCCGTCTCGTCCGTCCCGTCCGGATCGTCCGGATCGTCGTCGGCCTCCGCGTCGGCGTCGGCCTCGTCCACCTCGTCGTCCTCCCCGATGGTGCCGTCGATGAGGTCCTGGAGCCACGGCCACTCCACTTCCTCCAGGTCGCGGGTGTAGCGCTGGATCTTCGGCGCCTTCAGCGCGATGCCCTCCGCGAGGACGAGACACATCCCCCCGCGGGCGGCGTTGGTGTCGACCCGCTCCAGGTCGCGAAAGCCCGACACCTCCTCGTCGCCCGTCGCCTCCCCGTCCAGCATGATCGGCATGTGCTCCGCGATGAACTTCGTCTCCTCGTCCTTGGGCGTGTACTGCAGTCCCGTCTCGGAGTCGTAGAGGTCGATCTCCTCGGCGTAGCGCTCGATCTCGTCGTCGCGGGGTTTGAACTCCTCGATGCCGAGCAGCGAGCGGGCGTAGTCCGCGACCAGCACCGAGAGCGCCTGTGCCGTGCCGCCGGCCGAGCGGATCGGCCCCGCGTAG encodes the following:
- a CDS encoding DNA polymerase II large subunit: MTPDDERYFERMEHRLDEAFDLAERAKRRGVDPEPEVEIPVARDMADRVENILGIDGVAERVRELDGKMSREEAALALVTDFVEGEVGDYETDAGKIEGAVRTAVALLTEGVVAAPIEGIDRVEVLDNDDGTRFVNVYYAGPIRSAGGTAQALSVLVADYARSLLGIEEFKPRDDEIERYAEEIDLYDSETGLQYTPKDEETKFIAEHMPIMLDGEATGDEEVSGFRDLERVDTNAARGGMCLVLAEGIALKAPKIQRYTRDLEEVEWPWLQDLIDGTIGEDDEVDEADADAEADDDPDDPDGTDETGPPRVDPSGKYLRDLIAGRPVFGHPSESGGFRLRYGRARNHGFATAGVHPATMHLVDDFLATGTQIKTERPGKAAGVVPVDTIEGPTVRLANGEVRRIDDPAEALEIRNGVEAILDLGEYLVNYGEFVENNHALAPASYTFEWWIREFEGSGADVQALRDDPRVDLAEPTAAEAIEWATEYDCPLHPAYTYLWHDVSVAAVDTLAAAVAEGDPVAVESDGGRGVVRGSDGDHEDVLLIERTEGIRRTLESLLVEHVATDEGVRIPDWRPLARSLGLTPDLDRTWSVADLSTAAREYGDGDNAVRAVDEVAPFTVRERAPTRIGNRMGRPEKSERRDLSPAVHTLFPIGEAGGSQRDVGAAASARTDEGKGVVSVEVGRRACPDCGTTTHRTGCPDCGSHTEPVYECDSCGRPVDPDESGRVHCERCDRDVTSVERRRLDVGERYREALDAVGERESAFDILKGVKGLTSANKTPEPMEKGVLRAKHGVSAFKDGTVRYDMTDLPVTAVRPEELDVTAADFRELGYETDVDGDPLRFDDQLVELKVQDIVLSDGAAEHLLQTADFVDDLLTEFYDLPAFYEVDEREDLVGELVFGMAPHTSAAVVGRVVGFTSASVGYAHPYFHAAKRRNCDGDEDCVMLLMDGLLNFSREFLPDQRGGSVADDSRLVAVSPEGDVRFLTVESFWEELDGEVVREGKFRKKPCLSEGWQTYVFDDDHRSSLAPIEKAIRYPAAEDETLLRVETQFGRSLDITADHSLFRYDDGIEEVAGADLEEGDLVLAPRQLDIDPVETTVDVVEAVDDPYVFIDDHVEDLLRTVWESTEHGSDAHGEFMRGLSYRLAKRKIGYERFERILDSGGFEGVPDDVTVGLPGSETGIDREIGVDEEFAWLLGLFVAEGTLSSTYPAIYNGDEEIIERARSHVESTLGNDPSIRWSNRAYEIRLPAVFRDVLYDLGFVDAESYDSSEKLIPDCIRRAPREVVLAFLRGFIAGDGSEKTDDNATTIAFHSTSEEVKDGLVFLLHRLGIVANVSVTTERTGNGQDIYTVTVSGGATDNPLRRVLGGDEPYHSESLVVTIPDALMEIREMDIEGVTQLIPKYLKRRENVSLEKLRETITALENRDLPAAAKTRLDDLRPLVDGDLSYLRVQSVEEVDYEGHLYDLQVGGEPIFTANWLYAHNSMDAPLVMSSRIDPTEIDDEAHNMDVVREYPQEFYEATREMADPEAVDVEIAEASLGTESEYHGFDHTHDTSNIALGPDLSAYKTLGSMMEKMDAQLNLARKLRAVDETDVAERVIEYHFLPDLIGNLRAFSRQETRCLDCGTSYRRMPLSGDCRECGGRVNLTVHEGSVNKYMDTAIEVAEEFDCRPYTKQRLEVLEKSLESVFENDRNKPSRLDDFM